Part of the candidate division WOR-3 bacterium genome is shown below.
AGCGAAGGCGCTTACCAGAAGAAGGGGGGTTGAGCAGGGCATATGAAAATTGGTGATGAGAGATTCTATGATCTTGAATCGGTGGCCGGGATAAATGAAAAGGTCGGCTTGTCCGCTTCTCTCTTTCTTGCGGGCGAAGGTTTCCAGTGCACGACATACCGAGGTTCCCACCCCGAAGATTCTACGGGCGCCCTCGATCTTTTCGGCTGCCTGTTCTGAAATTTCATAATATTCCGGTTCCATTTTGTGCTCTTCGATATTTTCCGTCCTGATCGGTTTAAAAGTGCCGGGTCCGATGTGCAGAGTGATCTCTATTATTTCGACGTTTTTCTTTTTCAAGTTTTCCAGTATTTCGTTTGTAAAATGTAACCCCGCAGTGGGAGCCGCGATCGAACCTGTTTCCTTCGCAAAGATCGTCTGGTAATATTCCTCGTCGTCTTTGATCGTATCACGCCTGATATAATGAGGAAGCGGCACCTCTCCGTATTTCTTTATCATATCATGGGTCAATTCATTGAATTCCAGGATACAACGCGTTCCCCTCTTTTGTTTTACAGTGGCGAATACTTCTTTATTCAGATAAAGTCTGGTCTTTTCACGGGTGCGCTTGGCGTGCGAGATCATCGCTTCCCAGAGTTTCTCGCCGAGTTTTTTTATCAATAAGATTTCAACCCTGCCCCCGGTTTCTTTGTAACTTTTGAACCGTGCCTTGAACACCTTTGTGTTATTTAAAACAAGGGCGTCGCCGTTTTCGAAAAAGTTCGTTATTTCGTA
Proteins encoded:
- the queA gene encoding tRNA preQ1(34) S-adenosylmethionine ribosyltransferase-isomerase QueA, producing the protein MKLSEFSFELPKDLIAQYPLKDRAQAKLLVLDRKSGTIHHHIFYEITNFFENGDALVLNNTKVFKARFKSYKETGGRVEILLIKKLGEKLWEAMISHAKRTREKTRLYLNKEVFATVKQKRGTRCILEFNELTHDMIKKYGEVPLPHYIRRDTIKDDEEYYQTIFAKETGSIAAPTAGLHFTNEILENLKKKNVEIIEITLHIGPGTFKPIRTENIEEHKMEPEYYEISEQAAEKIEGARRIFGVGTSVCRALETFARKKERSGQADLFIYPGHRFKIIESLITNFHMPCSTPLLLVSAFAGKELIFKAYKAAIKEKYRFLSYGDAMLIL